From Propionispora vibrioides, one genomic window encodes:
- a CDS encoding DUF1934 domain-containing protein encodes MAERTKQVVVTVTGLQRDAQGEENRIELVGTGDYVRKNGVGYIKYRETELSGLEGTTTVIKVRPDEVTLLRMGKVEQKQVFRPGQKTQSLYTTPFGNLDMAVVTGVLHISGTAGAQELPAIYIEYELEIAGDWQSANTLSITLRED; translated from the coding sequence ATGGCAGAACGGACAAAACAGGTGGTCGTAACCGTAACGGGGTTGCAGCGGGACGCTCAGGGGGAGGAAAACCGCATCGAGCTTGTCGGCACCGGGGATTATGTGCGAAAAAACGGTGTGGGTTATATCAAGTACCGGGAGACGGAGCTTTCCGGCCTGGAAGGAACGACTACGGTGATCAAGGTACGGCCTGATGAAGTGACGCTGCTTCGTATGGGCAAGGTGGAACAAAAGCAGGTGTTTCGTCCGGGGCAAAAGACGCAGAGCCTTTACACCACGCCGTTCGGCAATCTGGACATGGCGGTCGTCACCGGCGTTCTACATATTTCGGGAACTGCCGGCGCCCAGGAATTGCCGGCGATTTACATTGAATATGAACTGGAAATAGCAGGGGATTGGCAAAGCGCCAATACTTTGTCGATTACCTTACGGGAGGATTAG
- a CDS encoding SpoIID/LytB domain-containing protein yields MRNNQAFYTALLAVVLVTAATALFLRPPAAKPLERQPSAPTEHEFTPLQRDPLAVTLVPGANHFNVQKYQREPVVRVWMADKQTIETMPLETYLEGVIAKEMEPSWPLEALMVQAITSRTLTVNAIEAGTIKKLHNADVSTAKEELQAYSRERVNDTVREAVRLTRGQVLMYGDSLVYAIYSACNGQIAATKEESFPVEIPVPTPYFQPVRDNCFWNAPPEQQVWTVKIPAAEVARILGYQGNPADIKILERGPSGRILYIGAGNVKMYGADFRKQVGYDRLKSTLITDMAYDGKNFVFQGNGWGNGVGLCQWGAYTYVQQGWKAADILKYYYVGAHIETLWH; encoded by the coding sequence ATGAGAAACAACCAAGCATTTTACACAGCCCTTCTGGCCGTAGTCCTTGTCACGGCGGCCACCGCTCTTTTTTTGCGGCCGCCGGCTGCCAAGCCGCTGGAACGGCAGCCTTCGGCGCCGACGGAGCATGAATTTACCCCGCTGCAGCGAGACCCGCTGGCGGTGACCCTGGTGCCGGGGGCAAATCACTTTAATGTACAAAAATATCAGCGCGAGCCGGTTGTGCGGGTTTGGATGGCCGATAAGCAAACGATTGAAACTATGCCGCTGGAAACCTATCTGGAGGGTGTGATCGCCAAAGAGATGGAACCTAGCTGGCCACTGGAAGCCCTGATGGTCCAGGCAATTACTTCCCGCACACTGACAGTCAACGCAATAGAGGCTGGGACGATTAAAAAACTGCATAACGCCGATGTCAGTACGGCCAAGGAAGAGCTGCAAGCTTACTCCCGGGAGCGGGTCAATGATACCGTGCGGGAAGCGGTGCGCCTGACTCGCGGCCAGGTGCTGATGTACGGCGACAGCCTGGTATATGCCATCTACAGTGCCTGCAACGGGCAAATTGCCGCAACTAAGGAGGAAAGCTTCCCGGTGGAAATTCCGGTGCCGACGCCTTACTTTCAACCTGTCCGGGACAATTGCTTCTGGAACGCACCGCCTGAGCAGCAGGTATGGACCGTGAAAATTCCGGCTGCCGAGGTAGCAAGGATTTTAGGCTATCAGGGCAATCCGGCGGATATTAAAATTCTGGAACGGGGTCCCTCCGGCCGTATCCTATATATCGGGGCCGGCAATGTTAAGATGTACGGAGCGGATTTTCGCAAACAAGTCGGATATGACCGTCTGAAATCGACGTTAATTACGGACATGGCGTATGACGGGAAAAATTTTGTGTTTCAGGGGAACGGTTGGGGCAACGGCGTTGGCCTGTGCCAGTGGGGTGCCTATACCTATGTTCAGCAGGGCTGGAAGGCCGCCGACATTCTTAAGTATTATTACGTAGGCGCCCATATTGAGACCTTGTGGCATTAA
- a CDS encoding response regulator gives MSAIRIMIVDDSPFSRTLLADALQEEGYEIVGEADGFDSLIEVYTECKPDIVTMDIAMPGADGFECSKALRLHDPKAKIILVSSMKDEETEAEARRAGVVGYLQKPIDSENLNRVISNVMAPDSLFNTLQTTGLDTFKEALSQSVTRMTKTTASYTEDIPNETYISQGITVVIGIIGRYSGTTVMDMPVDVAEKMAEKILRREAKNRDEVVAMAAEFANVVAGIACSMLNKKEKALGLRVAPPSVFHGTPTEIVSPTVKLTGCYVDTDFGRIYLSVGFKKGSVLWM, from the coding sequence ATGAGCGCAATACGAATCATGATTGTAGACGATTCCCCCTTCTCCCGTACATTGCTTGCCGATGCACTGCAGGAAGAAGGCTATGAGATCGTCGGCGAAGCAGACGGCTTCGACTCCCTGATTGAAGTTTACACAGAGTGCAAGCCGGATATCGTCACCATGGACATTGCCATGCCTGGCGCCGACGGCTTTGAGTGCAGCAAAGCCTTACGCCTGCACGATCCCAAGGCCAAGATCATTCTGGTCAGTTCCATGAAGGATGAAGAAACCGAAGCCGAGGCTCGCCGGGCCGGTGTGGTCGGCTATCTGCAAAAGCCAATTGACAGCGAAAACCTGAACCGGGTTATTTCCAATGTTATGGCCCCTGACAGCTTGTTTAACACCTTGCAGACTACAGGATTGGATACCTTTAAAGAAGCTCTGTCGCAAAGCGTCACCCGCATGACAAAAACGACGGCATCCTATACGGAGGACATTCCTAACGAAACTTATATTTCACAGGGAATCACGGTTGTTATCGGGATTATCGGCCGCTATTCCGGCACTACAGTGATGGATATGCCGGTGGATGTCGCCGAAAAGATGGCGGAGAAAATTCTGCGGCGTGAAGCCAAAAACCGCGACGAAGTAGTGGCCATGGCGGCTGAGTTCGCCAATGTGGTAGCCGGCATCGCCTGCTCGATGCTAAATAAAAAGGAAAAAGCCCTGGGACTGCGGGTAGCGCCGCCCAGTGTGTTCCACGGCACGCCAACCGAAATTGTCAGCCCGACGGTAAAACTGACCGGTTGCTATGTGGATACCGACTTTGGCCGCATTTACCTGAGTGTTGGCTTTAAGAAAGGATCTGTCTTATGGATGTAA
- the argS gene encoding arginine--tRNA ligase: protein MDMKIVLQEAIREAVHQAVSEGLLTLAMEDLPAVVLEVPPQKEFGDYATNFAMQAARVAKANPRKIAEAIVAHLRGTWLERAEIAGPGFINFYLKADWLYEMLQGILRQGSAYGNTTAGQGQKVQVEFVSANPTGPLHVGHGRGAAVGSTLVNLLRAAGYEVQSEFYINDAGNQIDNLAASVNARYLELLGQTAAFPEDGYHGHDIIDTAQRIINREGDRYLNMTEAERLTVFKELALSEKLAALKEDLAAFNVTFDVWFSERTLHEARSIAEVCRIFKEKGHMYEQDGALWLRSTASGDDKDRVVIRDNGVPTYLAADIAYHRNKLERGFDKLINIWGADHHGYIPRVRAAIAALGYDPDCLEVLILQMVSLYQNGELVKMSKRTGQGVTLTELMEEVGRDAARFFFIMRSIDSQLDFDLDLAKSRSNENPVYYIQYAHARICSIFRQVQEAGISVGDVAACRLERLEEAAEIDLIKKLGDYPEEISNAAKERAVHRVARYVHELAGLFHTFYNQCRIIGVDQELQRSRIALVTAVQHTLRHGLAILGVDAPEKM from the coding sequence ATGGATATGAAAATTGTACTGCAGGAGGCCATCAGGGAGGCCGTTCACCAGGCCGTAAGCGAAGGTTTGCTTACCCTTGCTATGGAGGATTTGCCGGCCGTTGTGCTGGAAGTGCCGCCGCAGAAGGAATTTGGCGATTATGCGACCAATTTTGCGATGCAGGCTGCCCGGGTGGCCAAAGCCAATCCGCGGAAAATTGCGGAGGCCATTGTGGCCCATTTACGGGGGACTTGGCTGGAACGGGCGGAGATTGCCGGTCCGGGCTTTATTAATTTTTATCTGAAAGCCGACTGGCTTTATGAGATGCTGCAGGGTATTTTGCGGCAGGGTAGCGCCTATGGTAATACAACGGCCGGTCAGGGCCAAAAAGTCCAGGTGGAATTCGTCAGCGCCAATCCGACCGGTCCGCTCCATGTGGGCCATGGCCGGGGAGCTGCTGTCGGCAGTACGCTGGTCAACCTGCTGCGGGCCGCCGGTTATGAGGTGCAAAGCGAGTTTTATATTAACGATGCCGGCAATCAGATTGACAATTTGGCCGCTTCCGTCAATGCCCGCTATCTGGAACTGCTGGGACAAACGGCGGCCTTTCCCGAGGACGGCTATCACGGCCATGATATCATCGACACGGCGCAGCGGATTATTAACCGCGAGGGTGACCGCTACCTGAATATGACCGAAGCGGAACGGCTGACCGTATTTAAGGAACTGGCCTTGTCGGAGAAACTGGCGGCCCTGAAGGAAGACCTGGCCGCGTTTAATGTTACCTTCGATGTCTGGTTCAGTGAACGGACGCTGCACGAAGCCCGGTCCATTGCTGAGGTATGCCGCATTTTTAAAGAAAAGGGGCATATGTATGAACAGGACGGTGCGCTCTGGCTGCGTTCTACGGCGAGTGGCGACGACAAAGACCGGGTGGTTATCCGGGACAACGGCGTGCCCACCTATCTGGCGGCTGATATCGCCTATCACCGTAACAAGCTGGAGCGGGGCTTTGACAAGCTTATCAATATCTGGGGTGCCGACCATCACGGCTACATACCGCGGGTACGGGCCGCTATCGCCGCCTTGGGTTATGATCCGGACTGTTTGGAAGTGCTTATTCTCCAAATGGTCAGCCTGTATCAAAACGGCGAGCTGGTCAAGATGTCCAAGCGTACCGGTCAGGGGGTTACGCTGACTGAATTGATGGAAGAAGTCGGCCGGGATGCGGCGCGGTTTTTCTTCATTATGCGTTCCATCGACAGCCAGCTCGATTTTGACCTCGATTTGGCCAAATCCCGTTCCAATGAAAATCCTGTCTATTATATTCAATACGCTCACGCCCGGATTTGCAGCATTTTCCGTCAGGTTCAGGAGGCCGGCATTTCCGTCGGCGATGTGGCGGCCTGCCGGTTGGAACGGCTGGAGGAAGCCGCCGAAATTGATCTGATCAAGAAGCTGGGCGATTATCCGGAGGAAATTTCCAATGCCGCTAAGGAGCGGGCTGTTCACCGGGTTGCCCGCTATGTCCATGAACTGGCCGGGCTGTTTCATACCTTTTATAATCAGTGCCGCATCATCGGGGTGGATCAGGAACTGCAGCGCTCACGTATCGCGCTGGTTACGGCAGTGCAGCATACGCTTCGCCATGGGTTGGCTATTTTAGGCGTAGACGCCCCGGAAAAAATGTAA
- a CDS encoding chemotaxis protein CheX — protein MDVKLINPVLQAFANILPQIGFQQNIEKKGLSLIGSTLTNPGLLLTISIVGPLKGTVLIGMTLEAAKHFASKMMMGMPVAELDPLAQSAISEMGNMVCANSCTNFAEAGIGGLDISPPTMMIGEGGHVMLSVPNVIMVKFSIDNIDVDVYVGLIK, from the coding sequence ATGGATGTAAAGCTCATTAATCCGGTTTTGCAGGCCTTTGCCAATATTCTGCCGCAAATTGGCTTCCAGCAAAACATTGAGAAAAAAGGACTTTCCCTTATCGGCTCCACCCTTACCAATCCGGGACTGCTGCTGACCATCAGCATCGTCGGCCCGTTAAAAGGCACCGTGTTAATCGGTATGACGCTGGAAGCCGCTAAACACTTCGCCTCCAAGATGATGATGGGCATGCCGGTGGCCGAATTGGACCCGCTAGCCCAAAGCGCCATTTCGGAAATGGGCAACATGGTTTGCGCCAACTCCTGTACTAACTTTGCTGAAGCAGGCATCGGCGGCCTGGACATTTCACCACCGACCATGATGATCGGCGAAGGCGGCCATGTTATGCTATCCGTACCCAATGTCATTATGGTTAAATTTTCAATTGACAATATTGATGTGGATGTCTATGTGGGACTTATAAAATAA
- a CDS encoding helix-turn-helix domain-containing protein, which produces MQFGEIIKEVREKNLLSQEEAAKQIEKTYAIRLSASYLSMIESGARTNITVKVLRSLLHFYKLPVSAAGSLFGQAGTGQSKIAEAAVPYRLDPLLIPPEQLAALPAEARHTLQDFVAFMLTRYGVVK; this is translated from the coding sequence ATGCAATTTGGTGAAATTATAAAAGAGGTTCGGGAAAAGAATCTGCTAAGCCAGGAAGAAGCCGCCAAACAAATCGAAAAAACCTATGCCATCCGCCTGTCCGCTTCTTACTTAAGTATGATCGAAAGCGGGGCGCGCACTAATATAACCGTGAAAGTACTGCGTTCGTTGCTGCACTTTTACAAGCTTCCGGTGTCTGCTGCCGGCAGTCTCTTTGGTCAGGCCGGTACCGGTCAGTCGAAAATTGCCGAAGCCGCCGTCCCCTACCGCCTCGATCCACTCTTAATTCCGCCGGAACAGCTTGCCGCCCTGCCGGCGGAAGCCAGGCACACGCTCCAGGATTTTGTTGCCTTTATGCTCACCAGATATGGTGTAGTCAAATAA